The following DNA comes from Cellulomonas soli.
GGCGGCCGATCTCGCGCTGCACCCGCTCGCCGTCGGCCGTCAGCGTCACCGCGACCCCCCGGGCGTCGCCCTCGACGGGTCCGCGGCGCACGAGGCCGTCGCGCTCGAGGCGTTCGACCAGACGCGAGAGGCTCGGCTGGGTCAGCAGGCTGCTCTCGGCGAGCTCGCGCAGCCGGGCGGTGCGCCCGGGGCAGCCCGCGAGGGTGAACAGCACGTCGTACTCGCGGATCGACAGGTCGCCCCACACGTCCGTGCGCTGGAACCGTCGCATGAGTGCGACCTGCGCCCGGAACAGGGACTCCCAGGCCTCGGCCGCCTCCCGCGTGGTGGGCTCCTCGCCCATCGCCATCCCTGCCCTTCGCCGTCTTCATGCGTTTGCATCGAACCTACCCCGGGACAACCGCACGACCGGCTCGACGATTCCTCGGGGAGCCCGTCGCGACCCCAGCACGGCCGCCCGGGACGCCGGACCTCCCGACCTCCTGACCCAGGTCGCCCCGCCCGACTAGCCTGGGCCGATGAGCACGGACACCGCCGCGAGCGGTACCACCTACCTGCTGGTCGACGGCGAGAACATCGATGCGACGTTGGGGTCGTCGATCCTCGGCGGACGCCCGACCCCGGAGCAGCGACCCCGGTGGGAACGCGTGCTCACGTTCGCCGAGCAGCGGTGGGGTCAGCCGGTCAAGGGCCTGTTCTTCCTCAACGCCTCCAACGGCAACCTGCCGATGTCCTTCGTGCAGGCGCTGACCGCGATCGGGTTCCAGCCGATCCCGCTGTCGGGCGAGTCGTACGAGAAGGTCGTCGACATCGGCATCAAGCGCACGCTCGCCGCGATCGCAGGGCGTGAGGGCGACGTGCTGCTGGCCAGCCACGACGGGGACTTCGCCCCCGAGGTGGAGGTCCTGGTCGACGCCGGCGACCGTCGCGTGGGGCTGCTCGCGTTCCGCGAGTTCACCAGCACGGCGCTGGCCGGGATGACGTCGCGCGGGCTGGAGGTCTTCGACCTCGAGGGCGACGTCGCTGCCTTCAACGTCCAGCTGCCCCGCCTGCGGATCATCCCCCTCGAGGAGTTCGACCCGCTGCGCTACCTCTGACGGTCGGCGGCGCCGACACCCGGTCGGCGCCGCCCCCGGCATGTACAACGTGTGACCCAGGTCACGAGATCGTCACGATCTCTCATGGCCACGCTCCCACGGTCGATCCCCGCACGAATGCGCTGATAGACATGCCCACGGACGGCTCGGGCGGTCCGGAGCGGCCTTCGTCAACGGCGACGGAAGCCGTTCCGGACCGACCGAGCCGCTGTCGTCTCCGGCTACCGCGCGAAGGCCTGCGTGAGCGTCTCGTCGACCAGGTCGCGCAGCTGGCCGGCGTGCGGTCCGTCGAGGATCGCGACGCCGTGCGCCGAGCCCTCGAGCTGCACGAAGCCGGCGGGGTCGTCCGTGCGGGCGATCTCGCGCGTCTCGTCCGCCGGCACGTCCGTGTCGTCGGCCGAGGCCACCACCAGGAGCGGCCCGTCGTAGGCAGTGGCAGCGGAGGCCGCGTCCATGCCGTCGAACGTCGCCGGTGCGCTCACCGCCACCAGGCCGACCGCGCCCAGGTCGGCGGCGAGCGCAGCCGCGTAGGTGCCGCCCTTGGACGCGCCGACGAACGCGGTGCGCTGCGCACCCTGCGACTGCAGCACCGCGAGCGCCGAACGGAAGGACACCTCGCCGTCGTCCGCCCAGGCGAACGTCGCGACCAGATATCCCTCGTCGACGAGCCGGCCGAGCTCGTCGGCCCACTGGCACTCGTCACCCTGGTTCTGCGGGGCGAGGAGCACCGCCTGCGGTCCGGAGCCGGCGAACGCCACCACGGTCGGGTCGTCGGTCGATCCGGCGAGCACGGCCGTCGTGCCGTCCGGCAGGCAGTCGGCGACGTCGGTGGGTGTCCAGGTGGGCGCCGTCGCGGGCCCCAGGCGCTGGCCGGTCGAGCTGCCGACCGGGCGACTGGGGACGGGCTCCGACCCCGACGCGCACCCGACGAGCGCGAGCGTGCAGGCGAGCACCGTGCCGAGGGCGCGCAGCGGTCCGGTCAGGAGCGCCCGGGACGGGCCGGCGGGGACGGAAGGGGTGGTCACCCGTCGTTCCTAGGGCGTGGACGGTGCCTCGCGCAAGCGGCCGGCGGCTTCCTCGTAGCGGTCGAGGACGATCGCGGCAAGCCTCGGGTCGGGTGCGAGCGGTGCGGCGACGACGTCGGCCCCGGCCTCGCGGACCCGGTCGAGGAAGAACCCCGGGGCGAGCAGGTACGAGGCCACGACGACGCGGCCGCCCGGTGCGAGGTCGAGGCGGGCCTGTGCCACGGCGACGGGGACGCGTGGGTGCGCACCGGCCCCGTAGCCGATCGCCACCGGGCGCCCGAGCCGGGCGGCCAGCCCCGCGGCGACGGCGGCGACCGCGTCCGCGGCGGCGGCCACGCTCGACCCGGCGGCGGCGAGCACGACCGTGTCGGCGTCGCGCAGCCCTGCCTCGACGAGCCGGTCGTGGAGGATCGCGACGAGCCGCTCGTCCGGTCCAAGCGGGTCGGCCGCGGTCGCCGCGTCCGGGGCCACCGCCTCGGCGATGTCGACGCGCACGTGGTAGCCCACGGACAGCAGGAGCGGCACGACCACGACCCCGGCGACGTCGTCCAGCAGCGCACCCGCGACGACGTCCGGCACCTCGGGCTGCTGCACGTCGACGAACGCCTCGCGCACGTCCAGGTCGGGGCGGACCGCTCGCACGTCCCGCAGGATCGAGGCGATGGCAGCGCGCCCGGCGTGGTCGTCCGTGCCGTGCGAGCAGCCGACCAGCACGGGCCGGGGCGTCGGCCCCGGTGCCGGGCTCATGCCTCCTGCTCCAGCTCGAGGCGGTAGCCGCGCTTGACGACCGTCCGGATCAGCCCTCGATGCCCGGCGGCGTCGCGCAGCCGGGCGATGGCCACCTCGGCCGCGTGCGTGTCCGTGGAGTCGCCGGGCAGCGCGGCCAGCACCTGCTCGCGCGGGACGACCGCACCCCGGGCCGCCGCGAGCACCCGCAGCACCTCCAGGCCGCTCGGGGTCAGGGGCAGGACCCGTCCGTCGAGCACGGCCGCCCCACGGTGCACCTGCAGCGGTCCGGCCACCGTCGCCAGCGCCTGCAGACCGCCGTAGTGCGCCACGATCGCCCGCACGAGCGAGCCGAGGCGACCCCGGTCGGGGACGAGCGGGTCGATCCCCCGCTCGACCAGCGGGCGGGCGGTCACCGGGCCGACCGCCGCCATGACCAGGTTCCCGCGGGCGCACAGCCGCACGATCGTCTCGGTCACCCCGGCCGCGTCGGCGGCCGCGAGCCAGGCCGTCGAACCGGGGGCCGAGGTGAAGACCACCGCATCGACCTCGCCCGCGGCCACGGAGCGCACGGACGCGTCGACCACGGCCGGGTCCGGCGGGGGTCCCCAGCGGTACACGACGAGGCTGCGCACGCGCGCGCCCGCCGCACGGAACGCCTCGTCGAGGCCGTCGGACCCGGCGCCGTGGTGCTGCACGGCGATGTCGCGCCCGGCCACGCCCTCGTCGAGCAGGACCTCGGCGATCTCGGCGCTCGTCTCGGACTCGGCGACCCAGTCGGCCGTCAGGCCCGCGGCCTGGATCGCACCGCGCGCCTTCGGGCCACGGGCGACGATCCGGGTGCCGCGCAGCATGTCGACGAGGTCCTCGGCCAGGCCGACCGCGTCAGCCGCCTCGATCCAGCCGCGGAAGCCGATGCCGGTGGTCACCACGACCGTGTCGGGCGGGTCCGCGAGGAGCACCCGCGTGCCTTCGAGCAGGGCCGCGTCGTCCGTGTGCGGGATCATCCCGAGGGCCGGCGCGTGCCGGATGGTGGCACCGCGACGCGTGAGGGCCGCGCTGAGCTCGCCGGCACGCCGATCGGCGGTCACGAGCACGACGCAGCCCGCCAGCGTCTGGTCGATCGGCTCGGTCACGGCGCCATTGTGACGTGCGCGGGCGCCTCGAGCAGTCCAGCCGCGGCGACCGCACCGAGCACCACCACCGCGGGCGAGCGCACCTGCGCCGCGGCCGCGACGTCCACGACCTCGCCGAGGACGGCACGGGTGACCCGCTGCGCCCCGGTCGTGCCGCTCTCCACGATCGCCACGGGCGTGCTCGCGGCGACGCCGCTGGCGAGCGCCTCGGTGACGAGCCGGGGAAGGACCGCCACGCCCATGAGGACGACGACCGTGCACGAGGCGTCGCGCAGCCCGACCAGCGCGGCGGACGACCAGCCGTCGTGCCCGTTCATCACGTGCACCGCCCCGACCGTCCCGCGATGGGTCAGCGGGATCCCGGCGGCGGCGGGCACCGCGAGCGCGCTGCTGACACCCGGCACGACGTCGACCGCGACGCCCGCCTCCCGGCACGCCAGGACCTCCTCGCCGCCCCGACCGTAGACGAACGGGTCGCCGCCCTTGAGCCGCACGACGAACCGCCCGCGCTGGGCCTGCTCGACGAGGATCCGGTTGATCTCGTGCTGCGGCACCGGGTGGTGACCGGGGGTCTTGCCGACGTCGATCACCTCGACGTCGGAGGGCAGCTCGTCGAGCACGGCCACCGGTCCGAGCCGGTCGGTCACGACCACGTCGGCCTCGGCGAGCGCGCGGCGCCCGGCGAGGGTGAGCAGCCCGGGGTCCCCCGGACCGCCGCCCACGAGCACGACCCGGCCCTCGCCTGCGGGACGCGGCCGGTGCCGTCGCAGGTCCACCAGCCCGTCGCGCAGGTGGGCCGAGAGCGCGTCGCGGACCGTGATGGTCCGGCGCGGGTCGGGGTCTCCGGTCGAGACGACACCGACGAGGACGTCGCCGTGCCGCGTCGTCGCCGGGGTGCGCGCACTGCCGCGGGCCCCGGCGCCCGCGTCGACGCAGAACACCCGCCGGTCCCCCGCCCAGGCGACCACGGCGGCGTCGGTGTCCCGGTCGCCCGTGGCGGTGTGCACGAGCCACACCTCGTCCAGGTCGCCCTCGCGGACCTCGCGCGCGTGCCAGGTGACGAGCCCCCAGCGGTGCAGGTCGGCGAGCACCTCGCACAGCTGCGGGGCGACGACGACCACCTGCGCGGCGTCGGCCAGCAGGCCTTGCACACGCCGGGCCGCCACCGGACCTCCGCCGACGACCAGGACCCGGCGACCGGTGAGGTCGAGACCCAGGAGCGTGGTCACGGCGCGCCGCCGGTGCCGAGCAGGTCCGTGCCGACCAGGACGGTGCCGTCGACCACCCGGACCGGCCACGTCCGCAGGTCGGGGTCCAGGCCCGGGACGGGGTCCTTGCCCGCGCGGTCCAGGCACCGACCGGTGACCAGGTCGAACACCTGCTTGTACATCGGCGAGGCGATCGTCGGTACGTCCGAACCGTCGACGAGGCGTGAGCCGACGATCCCGCGCGAGAGCACGTGCGCGTCGCAGAACGGGTCGTGCTGCTGCACGGCGAGCACGCGGTCGTCGAGCAGCCGGACCAGCGCGACCTGCGTGCCGTCGAGCAGCGCCGCGGCACCGCGCTCGGGGGCGAGGTCGATGAGCCGGCAGACCGCCGTCCAGCCCGGTCCTGCGATGTCGGCGGAGCCCTCCACCGGGACGGTGTCCAGCACGGTCATCAGCGCACCTCCAACGTCGATCCGGCGACCAGCACGGGCTCGCCGCGCAGTGCCGCGGCCCGCTCCTCGGCGGTGGCGGGCCTGGCCTGCCCCCGCTCGGGCACGTACGCCAACGACGGGTCGGGCTCCGTCGGGGCGTTGACGAACGCGGCGAACCGGCGCAGCTTCTCCGGGTCGTCGAGCGTGGCGCGCCACTCGTCCTCGTACTCCTCAACGTGCAGCGCCATCTGCGCGTCCAGGTCCGCGGCGATGCCCAGCGAATCGTCCATGACCACCGCCCGCACCCCCTCGAGACCGCCCTCGACCTCCTCGATCCACGGGGCCGTGCGCTGCAGCCGGTCGGCCGTGCGCACGTAGTAGAGCAGGAACCGGTCGATGGTCCGCACGAGCGTCTCGGTGTCGAGGTCCTCGGCCAGCAGCTTCGCGTGCCGCGGTGTGAACCCGCCGTTGCCGCCGACGTAGACGTTCCAGCCCTTGTCGGTGGCGATCACGCCGACGTCCTTGCCGCGGGCCTCGGCGCACTCGCGCGCGCACCCGGAGACGCCCAGCTTGATCTTGTGCGGCGAACGCAGGCCGCGGTACCGCAGCTCGAGCATGACCGCGAGCGCCACCGAGTCCTGCACGCCGAACCGGCACCAGGTGGACCCGACGCACGACTTCACGGTGCGCAACGACTTGCCGTACGCGTGCCCGGACTCGAAGCCTGCGTCGACGAGCTTGCCCCAGATGACGGGCAGCTGGTCGATCCGGGCGCCGAACAGGTCGATCCGCTGACCGCCGGTGATCTTGGTGTACAGCCCGAACTCCTGCGCGACCTGCCCGATCGCGATGAGCCCCTCGGGGGTGACCTCGCCGCCGGGGATGCGTGGCACGACGGAGTACGAGCCGTCCTTCTGCAGGTTCGCCATGACGTGGTCGTTGGTGTCCTGCAGCGTGGCCCGCTCGCCCTCGAGCACGTGCGCAGGGGCGGTCGTGGCCAGGATCGAGGCGACGGCCGGCTTGCAGATGTCGCAGCCGCGGCCCGCCGCGCGGGTGCCGAACCGCGCGACGACCTCGCTGAACGAGCGCACCCCGGCGACGCGCACGGCGTCGTAGAGCTGGGCGCGCGAGAGCGCGAAGTGCTCGCACAGCGCGGTGCTGACGGTGACGCCCAGCTTCTCCAGCTCGGTCGTGACGAGCTTCTTGACCAGCGGCAGGCACGACCCGCAGCTGGTGCCCGCCTTGGTGCACGCCTTGACGGCACCCAGGTCGGTGCAGCCGCCCTCGGTCACCGCGTGCCGGATCGCACCGGCGGAGACGTTGTTGCACGAGCACACGCCGGCGTCGTCGGGCAGCTCCAGGTCGGGGGCGCCCGCGCCGCCCTCGGGCAGCAGGTACGCGCCGGGGTCGCCGGGCAGCTCGCGGCCGAGCATGGGGCGCAGGCTCGCGTACGCCGAGGCGTCCCCGACGAGGACCCCGCCGAGCAGGGTGCGGGCGTCGTCGGACAGGACGAGCTTCTTGTAGACGCCGCCGACCGGGTCGGCCCAGACGATCTCGAGCGCGCCGGGCGTGGTGGCGAACGCGTCGCCGAAGCTGGCCACGTCGACGCCGGCCAGCTTGAGCTTGGTCGCGGTGTCCGCGCCCGGGAACCGTGCGGCACCGCCGAGCAGCCGGTCGGCGGTCACCTCGGCCATCGCGTAGCCGGGGGCCACCAGGCCGAGGCACGCACCCTGGATGCAGGCGACCTCACCGACGGCCGAGACCGCCGGGTCGTCGGTGAGGCACGTGTCGTCGACGACCACGCCGCCGCGGGCACCGATCGGCAGCCCGGCCGCGCGGGCCAGCTCGTCCCGCGGTCGCACACCGGCAGCCACGACCACCACGTCGGCGTCGACGCGTCCGCCGTCCGCCAGGTCGAGCCGGCCGACGCCGCCGCGACGGTGCGCGCGCAGGCGGGTCGTCTCGGCGTGCAGCCGGACGCCGATGCCCAGGCCGTTGATGAGCCGCCGCAACGCCTCGCCGCCACCGAGGTCGACCTGCGCCGACATCAGGTGCGTGCCGAACTGCAGCACGGTGGGCTGCGCGCCCAGGGCCTTGAGGGCACCGGCCGCCTCCAGGCCGAGCAGGCCGCCGCCGAGCACCGCACCGCGCACCGGGCCCGCCGTCCGGGAGGCGAGGTCCTCGACGTAGCCGCGGATCGCGGCGACGTCGTCGAGCGTGCGGTAGACGAACACGCCCGGCAGGTCGGCACCCTCGATCGGCGGGACCCACGCGGAGGACCCGGTCGCCAGCACCAGGTGGTCGTAGCGTTCGGTCCGCCCGCTCGCGGTCGTCACGGTGCGCGCCGTGCGGTCGATCCCCGTCACGGCGTCGCCGCGTACGAGCGTGACGAGCGGGTCGTGCCACAGCTGCGGGTCGCCGAGCGTGAGGTCCTCGGCCGACCGGCCCGAGAACCAGCTGGTGAGCGCGACCCGGTCGTACGGGCGCCTCGGCTCCTCGGCGAGCACGGTGATGCGCCAGGAGCCGGCGGTGTCGCGGTCGCGCAGGGCCTCGACGAGTCTCTGGGCGACCATGCCGCCGCCGACCACGACGAGGTGGCGGGCGCTGCTGGGTGCCTCGGGTGTTCCGGTCATGTCAGCTCCGTCGTCGGGGGCGGTGGCGTGTTATCGACGGTAGGAGGCGTGTGTTTCGCCCGGCGGGTCGGCCCGTTTCGGTCCGGCAACGGTGCGCGCACAGCGTCCACGCCCGCGCCGTGAGGCGGCACGGCCGTGCCGGACGAGGATCGCGGCCCCGAATCGGCGCACCGGCCCTCACTCGAACGGGTGAATCGCAGCGGCGGGGACCGCCGGACCGGCCTGTCAGGCCGACATGAAAGCCGTGACGGGACAGTCTGTCGGGTATGACCGCCGTGATCGCGCTGCTGCGTGCCGTGAACGTCGCCGGCCGCACCGTGCCCGCGGCACGCCTGCGCCAGATCGCCGAACGACTCGGCCACCGCGACGTCGTCACGCACGTCAACAGCGGCAACCTCGTGCTCGTGCCCGCGCCCGGTTCCGGCGGCCCGGACGACGTGGCCGCAGGGCTGGCCGCAGCGCTCGAGGCCGACCTCGGCTTCGTCGTGCCGACGATCGCCCGCTCGCGCGCCCAGTGGGACGCGATCGTCGCCGCCAACCCCTTCCCCGACCAGGCCGAGGCCGACCCCTCGCACACCGTCCTCATCTGCTGGGACGGGGTGCCCGACGCCGCGCGCGTCGTCGCGCTCGACCCGAGCGCGTACGGCAACGAGCTCGTCGTCTGGCACGACCGCGAGGCCTACGCCTGGTACCCCGACGGCATCGGCCGGTCCAAGCTCACGCTCGACGTGCTG
Coding sequences within:
- a CDS encoding DUF1697 domain-containing protein is translated as MTAVIALLRAVNVAGRTVPAARLRQIAERLGHRDVVTHVNSGNLVLVPAPGSGGPDDVAAGLAAALEADLGFVVPTIARSRAQWDAIVAANPFPDQAEADPSHTVLICWDGVPDAARVVALDPSAYGNELVVWHDREAYAWYPDGIGRSKLTLDVLQRASGLLGTGRNWRTVTALQALAAERDG
- a CDS encoding sirohydrochlorin chelatase, with the protein product MSPAPGPTPRPVLVGCSHGTDDHAGRAAIASILRDVRAVRPDLDVREAFVDVQQPEVPDVVAGALLDDVAGVVVVPLLLSVGYHVRVDIAEAVAPDAATAADPLGPDERLVAILHDRLVEAGLRDADTVVLAAAGSSVAAAADAVAAVAAGLAARLGRPVAIGYGAGAHPRVPVAVAQARLDLAPGGRVVVASYLLAPGFFLDRVREAGADVVAAPLAPDPRLAAIVLDRYEEAAGRLREAPSTP
- a CDS encoding alpha/beta hydrolase family protein, which translates into the protein MTTPSVPAGPSRALLTGPLRALGTVLACTLALVGCASGSEPVPSRPVGSSTGQRLGPATAPTWTPTDVADCLPDGTTAVLAGSTDDPTVVAFAGSGPQAVLLAPQNQGDECQWADELGRLVDEGYLVATFAWADDGEVSFRSALAVLQSQGAQRTAFVGASKGGTYAAALAADLGAVGLVAVSAPATFDGMDAASAATAYDGPLLVVASADDTDVPADETREIARTDDPAGFVQLEGSAHGVAILDGPHAGQLRDLVDETLTQAFAR
- a CDS encoding MarR family winged helix-turn-helix transcriptional regulator, which translates into the protein MGEEPTTREAAEAWESLFRAQVALMRRFQRTDVWGDLSIREYDVLFTLAGCPGRTARLRELAESSLLTQPSLSRLVERLERDGLVRRGPVEGDARGVAVTLTADGERVQREIGRRHVRTIRALVGGALDAQELATLRALSDKLRLAQAGLPDPD
- a CDS encoding NYN domain-containing protein; protein product: MSTDTAASGTTYLLVDGENIDATLGSSILGGRPTPEQRPRWERVLTFAEQRWGQPVKGLFFLNASNGNLPMSFVQALTAIGFQPIPLSGESYEKVVDIGIKRTLAAIAGREGDVLLASHDGDFAPEVEVLVDAGDRRVGLLAFREFTSTALAGMTSRGLEVFDLEGDVAAFNVQLPRLRIIPLEEFDPLRYL
- the cobA gene encoding uroporphyrinogen-III C-methyltransferase; protein product: MTTLLGLDLTGRRVLVVGGGPVAARRVQGLLADAAQVVVVAPQLCEVLADLHRWGLVTWHAREVREGDLDEVWLVHTATGDRDTDAAVVAWAGDRRVFCVDAGAGARGSARTPATTRHGDVLVGVVSTGDPDPRRTITVRDALSAHLRDGLVDLRRHRPRPAGEGRVVLVGGGPGDPGLLTLAGRRALAEADVVVTDRLGPVAVLDELPSDVEVIDVGKTPGHHPVPQHEINRILVEQAQRGRFVVRLKGGDPFVYGRGGEEVLACREAGVAVDVVPGVSSALAVPAAAGIPLTHRGTVGAVHVMNGHDGWSSAALVGLRDASCTVVVLMGVAVLPRLVTEALASGVAASTPVAIVESGTTGAQRVTRAVLGEVVDVAAAAQVRSPAVVVLGAVAAAGLLEAPAHVTMAP
- the nirD gene encoding nitrite reductase small subunit NirD, which produces MTVLDTVPVEGSADIAGPGWTAVCRLIDLAPERGAAALLDGTQVALVRLLDDRVLAVQQHDPFCDAHVLSRGIVGSRLVDGSDVPTIASPMYKQVFDLVTGRCLDRAGKDPVPGLDPDLRTWPVRVVDGTVLVGTDLLGTGGAP
- the nirB gene encoding nitrite reductase large subunit NirB translates to MTGTPEAPSSARHLVVVGGGMVAQRLVEALRDRDTAGSWRITVLAEEPRRPYDRVALTSWFSGRSAEDLTLGDPQLWHDPLVTLVRGDAVTGIDRTARTVTTASGRTERYDHLVLATGSSAWVPPIEGADLPGVFVYRTLDDVAAIRGYVEDLASRTAGPVRGAVLGGGLLGLEAAGALKALGAQPTVLQFGTHLMSAQVDLGGGEALRRLINGLGIGVRLHAETTRLRAHRRGGVGRLDLADGGRVDADVVVVAAGVRPRDELARAAGLPIGARGGVVVDDTCLTDDPAVSAVGEVACIQGACLGLVAPGYAMAEVTADRLLGGAARFPGADTATKLKLAGVDVASFGDAFATTPGALEIVWADPVGGVYKKLVLSDDARTLLGGVLVGDASAYASLRPMLGRELPGDPGAYLLPEGGAGAPDLELPDDAGVCSCNNVSAGAIRHAVTEGGCTDLGAVKACTKAGTSCGSCLPLVKKLVTTELEKLGVTVSTALCEHFALSRAQLYDAVRVAGVRSFSEVVARFGTRAAGRGCDICKPAVASILATTAPAHVLEGERATLQDTNDHVMANLQKDGSYSVVPRIPGGEVTPEGLIAIGQVAQEFGLYTKITGGQRIDLFGARIDQLPVIWGKLVDAGFESGHAYGKSLRTVKSCVGSTWCRFGVQDSVALAVMLELRYRGLRSPHKIKLGVSGCARECAEARGKDVGVIATDKGWNVYVGGNGGFTPRHAKLLAEDLDTETLVRTIDRFLLYYVRTADRLQRTAPWIEEVEGGLEGVRAVVMDDSLGIAADLDAQMALHVEEYEDEWRATLDDPEKLRRFAAFVNAPTEPDPSLAYVPERGQARPATAEERAAALRGEPVLVAGSTLEVR
- a CDS encoding uroporphyrinogen-III synthase, coding for MTEPIDQTLAGCVVLVTADRRAGELSAALTRRGATIRHAPALGMIPHTDDAALLEGTRVLLADPPDTVVVTTGIGFRGWIEAADAVGLAEDLVDMLRGTRIVARGPKARGAIQAAGLTADWVAESETSAEIAEVLLDEGVAGRDIAVQHHGAGSDGLDEAFRAAGARVRSLVVYRWGPPPDPAVVDASVRSVAAGEVDAVVFTSAPGSTAWLAAADAAGVTETIVRLCARGNLVMAAVGPVTARPLVERGIDPLVPDRGRLGSLVRAIVAHYGGLQALATVAGPLQVHRGAAVLDGRVLPLTPSGLEVLRVLAAARGAVVPREQVLAALPGDSTDTHAAEVAIARLRDAAGHRGLIRTVVKRGYRLELEQEA